In Rhodothermales bacterium, one genomic interval encodes:
- a CDS encoding STAS domain-containing protein, whose amino-acid sequence MSSFSVTFRSPDDEVCVLDLKGELDAHTASELEAAFQKCLDDQRSRIIVHGGDLQYISSAGLGVFMAYIEEVREQGGDIKIAALQPRVYNVFDLLGFPVLFDITSTEDEAVQRFSDDGA is encoded by the coding sequence GTGAGTTCCTTCTCCGTCACCTTCCGCTCGCCCGACGACGAGGTCTGCGTACTCGACCTCAAGGGCGAGCTCGACGCCCACACCGCCAGCGAGCTCGAAGCGGCCTTCCAGAAATGCCTGGACGACCAGCGCTCGCGCATCATCGTCCACGGCGGCGACCTCCAGTACATCTCGTCGGCCGGGCTCGGCGTCTTCATGGCCTACATCGAGGAGGTCCGCGAGCAGGGTGGCGACATCAAGATCGCCGCGCTCCAGCCCCGCGTCTACAACGTGTTCGACCTGCTCGGCTTCCCCGTGCTCTTCGACATCACCTCGACCGAGGACGAAGCCGTCCAGCGTTTCAGCGACGACGGCGCCTGA
- a CDS encoding DUF433 domain-containing protein, which translates to MNANVIVSRHPDVVSGALVFAGTRVPVQTLVDYIKSGETLDRFLEGFPTVRREQAEAYLEMTLADAEAHA; encoded by the coding sequence ATGAACGCGAATGTCATCGTATCTCGCCACCCCGACGTTGTCAGCGGCGCTCTTGTGTTCGCCGGAACGCGCGTGCCTGTCCAAACACTCGTGGACTACATCAAATCGGGCGAAACCCTCGATCGCTTCCTCGAAGGCTTCCCCACTGTGCGGCGTGAGCAGGCCGAAGCGTACCTCGAAATGACGTTGGCCGACGCCGAGGCCCATGCCTGA
- a CDS encoding biotin/lipoyl-containing protein — protein MKFQALVHDQPLELELDGDTLTIDGERADYTFRRIAPNEVLLLLDGRSFPFTVEPQRDGTVRLTHAGRSLPVRVKTERDLLLESFGMEAAAATADRELRAPMPGLVLSVLVEPGQEVAEGAGLVVLEAMKMENELRAAAAGTVATVHVEPGSPVGKNDLLVSFA, from the coding sequence ATGAAGTTCCAAGCTCTCGTCCACGACCAGCCCCTCGAGCTCGAGCTCGACGGCGACACGCTCACGATCGACGGCGAGCGCGCCGACTACACCTTCCGGCGCATCGCCCCGAACGAAGTCCTCCTCCTCCTCGACGGCCGCAGCTTCCCGTTCACCGTCGAGCCGCAGCGCGACGGCACGGTGCGGCTGACGCACGCCGGGCGCAGCCTGCCCGTGCGCGTGAAGACCGAGCGCGACCTGCTCCTCGAATCCTTCGGGATGGAAGCCGCCGCCGCCACGGCCGACCGCGAGCTGCGAGCGCCGATGCCGGGCCTCGTCCTCTCTGTCCTCGTCGAGCCGGGGCAGGAGGTGGCCGAAGGCGCGGGCCTCGTCGTGCTCGAAGCGATGAAGATGGAGAACGAGCTGCGCGCCGCCGCCGCCGGCACCGTCGCCACCGTCCACGTCGAGCCCGGCAGCCCCGTTGGCAAGAACGACCTGCTGGTTAGCTTCGCTTGA
- a CDS encoding type II toxin-antitoxin system HicB family antitoxin, which yields MRTYTIVIERDPETKLLVGYVPGFPGAHSQAETLDELDANMREVIEMLLEDGEPEFEGEFVGTHQISVAA from the coding sequence ATGCGTACCTACACCATCGTCATCGAGCGCGACCCCGAAACCAAGCTGCTCGTCGGCTACGTCCCCGGCTTCCCCGGTGCGCACTCGCAGGCCGAAACGCTCGATGAACTCGACGCGAACATGCGTGAGGTGATCGAGATGCTGCTGGAGGACGGGGAGCCGGAGTTTGAGGGCGAGTTCGTCGGAACGCACCAAATCTCAGTCGCTGCCTGA
- a CDS encoding type II toxin-antitoxin system HicA family toxin has product MGNVPVLSPQEVIRLLRTLGFEEVRQRGSHKQFRHPDGRATTVPFHNGRDIAPSLLRKIAHDIGVTVEQLLGR; this is encoded by the coding sequence GTGGGCAACGTCCCAGTTCTTTCACCGCAGGAAGTGATCCGTCTGCTCCGTACGCTCGGATTCGAGGAAGTCCGTCAGCGCGGCTCGCACAAGCAGTTCCGTCATCCCGACGGGCGCGCCACGACCGTGCCGTTCCACAACGGCCGCGACATCGCGCCGTCGCTCCTCCGCAAGATCGCGCACGACATCGGCGTGACCGTCGAACAGTTGCTCGGACGCTAG
- a CDS encoding amidohydrolase family protein, whose protein sequence is MNLVRILLVVAVAATSAHAQAPPAPVLDVHLHALAADAQGPPPLGMCAPFETFPAWDPAQPYGAAFITMMKQPTCSDPVWSPETDEEVMRQTLDVLERRNIIGVVSGPVERVAAWRAVAPERLIPGLLFNVARDTDITPDSLRRLAETGALDVFGEVTNQYAGIAPDDERMEPYWALAEELDIPVGIHIGPGPPGVHYLGASGYRARLHSALTMEEVLVKHPRLRVYLMHAGYPMLDDLLAVLYAHPQVYAGIGVIVYTRPRADFYRYLRGILEAGFGDRVMFGSDQMVWPGVIERAIAVIEEAPFLSEQQKRDILYNNAARFLRLSEDEIARHHGR, encoded by the coding sequence ATGAACCTCGTCCGCATCCTCCTCGTCGTCGCTGTCGCAGCAACGAGCGCTCACGCCCAGGCTCCGCCGGCCCCTGTCCTCGACGTGCACCTCCACGCCCTCGCGGCGGATGCGCAGGGACCGCCGCCGCTCGGGATGTGCGCGCCGTTCGAAACCTTCCCTGCGTGGGACCCGGCGCAGCCCTATGGCGCCGCGTTCATAACAATGATGAAGCAGCCAACGTGCTCCGATCCCGTGTGGTCGCCGGAGACAGACGAGGAGGTGATGCGGCAGACGCTCGATGTGCTGGAGCGGCGGAATATCATCGGCGTGGTGAGTGGCCCCGTCGAGCGCGTGGCGGCATGGCGAGCCGTTGCCCCCGAGCGGCTCATCCCCGGCCTCCTGTTCAACGTCGCCCGTGACACCGACATCACGCCCGACTCGCTCCGCCGTCTCGCCGAAACAGGGGCCCTGGACGTCTTCGGCGAGGTCACGAACCAATATGCCGGCATCGCGCCGGACGACGAGCGGATGGAACCGTACTGGGCGCTGGCCGAGGAGTTGGACATCCCCGTCGGCATCCACATCGGCCCCGGCCCCCCAGGCGTGCACTACCTCGGTGCCTCCGGCTACCGCGCCCGCCTCCACAGCGCACTCACGATGGAGGAGGTACTCGTGAAGCACCCCCGGCTCCGCGTCTACCTCATGCACGCGGGCTACCCCATGCTCGATGACCTCCTCGCCGTGCTCTATGCCCATCCGCAGGTGTATGCGGGCATCGGCGTCATCGTCTACACCCGGCCCCGCGCCGACTTCTACCGCTACCTGCGCGGGATCCTCGAGGCCGGCTTCGGCGACCGCGTGATGTTCGGCTCGGACCAGATGGTGTGGCCCGGCGTGATCGAGCGGGCCATCGCGGTCATCGAAGAAGCGCCGTTCCTCTCCGAGCAGCAGAAGCGCGACATCCTGTATAACAATGCCGCTCGGTTCCTCCGGCTGAGCGAGGACGAGATCGCACGGCACCACGGGCGGTAA
- a CDS encoding ATP-binding protein, with the protein MAASAPTVTIPSATRYLKRVRRFVDQQATAAGLSERAVDEMMLAVDEACANAIEHAYGGRANGTVEVTTERAPGLFTVIIRHTGVPFDPSTYQPPDVARSIHERRKGGFGVALMHRLVDTVEFRHRGDASEVCLVKRLNGNDGEAASD; encoded by the coding sequence ATGGCCGCCTCCGCTCCCACCGTCACCATTCCCAGCGCCACGCGCTACCTCAAGCGCGTCCGCCGCTTCGTGGACCAGCAGGCCACGGCCGCCGGCCTCTCCGAGCGCGCCGTCGACGAGATGATGCTCGCCGTGGACGAGGCCTGCGCAAACGCCATCGAGCACGCCTACGGCGGGCGGGCGAACGGGACCGTCGAGGTGACGACGGAGCGGGCCCCCGGCCTCTTCACCGTCATCATCCGCCACACCGGCGTCCCCTTCGACCCGAGCACCTACCAGCCGCCCGACGTCGCCCGGTCCATCCACGAGCGGCGGAAGGGCGGGTTCGGCGTCGCGCTGATGCACCGGCTCGTGGACACCGTCGAGTTCCGACACCGCGGCGACGCCAGCGAGGTCTGCCTCGTCAAACGCCTCAACGGCAACGACGGCGAAGCGGCCTCGGATTGA
- a CDS encoding GAF domain-containing SpoIIE family protein phosphatase, which produces MQLPSLPLDRVLPALAGGRARRALLWTALALGTLLVITYHAGITAVGEPPSTATLVLVNFGVAACVGLLAFLVSGLFTRRVFNPVRALWTPLVVGGLGAALEVTLVTMGGPAEVDLQTGVPEGFGDVTQVVGVALVETIVALALLFSLRTLVLFKRTSGSVRNWRIMLGTMTAAALVLLGHGATDAVNDNVLHIVLVGAAIVAMVMNAFRLAWIVYLPFRQKMLTLGLGVGLIVLLAYMLQMRYIEAGVSLRDMPAVGPEMELTLAAVFSQPLSQFVMMAFGFGVLYATTAVLSLLFHLPTAAALQQKTGEMEALQALARLSGEVFDRDKLVDTIAGAPVEAGVAQAAWLALIDEGSGSLAPHVTSAFGLTPMQIKALVDYEMLARDALSAKTPLLLRQAPADHRVRARPGDGIGSLLVLPLHAHGEPLGALFATRAVTEGFENDDVDALVAFAGQAALALNNADLFAERLERERLQRELAIAREVQQRLLPQSLPDAPGVALSALSIPAAEVCGDYYDFVEIGDGCFGVIVGDVSGKGTSAAFYMAELKGIFQSASKLTRSPAEFLSRANEALAGSLGKNAFITAVYGIMDTVAGTFTLARAGHCPVAHAHADGTVDLLRVGGLGLGLDRGPLFRRALKEQQIALRPGDAFVLYSDGLVETRDRAGTGEEYGYERLAAAVAKHRTLAPDAFRDALLHDLQRFAGHDVWDDDLTLVIVKWEGLPKLAATNGEAQAAEVARSA; this is translated from the coding sequence GTGCAGCTTCCTTCGCTCCCGCTTGACCGCGTCCTCCCGGCGCTGGCTGGGGGGCGCGCGCGACGCGCCTTGCTGTGGACGGCGTTGGCGCTGGGGACGCTCCTCGTCATCACGTACCACGCCGGCATCACGGCCGTCGGCGAGCCGCCCTCGACGGCGACGTTGGTCCTCGTCAACTTCGGCGTCGCGGCGTGCGTCGGCCTGCTGGCGTTCCTCGTCTCCGGGCTGTTCACCCGGCGCGTGTTCAACCCCGTACGCGCGCTGTGGACCCCGCTCGTGGTCGGCGGGCTCGGGGCGGCGCTCGAAGTCACCCTCGTCACGATGGGCGGCCCGGCCGAGGTAGACCTCCAGACCGGCGTGCCCGAGGGGTTCGGCGACGTGACGCAGGTGGTCGGCGTGGCCCTCGTCGAGACGATCGTGGCGCTCGCGCTCCTGTTCTCGCTGCGCACGCTCGTGCTCTTCAAGCGGACCTCGGGCAGTGTGCGCAACTGGCGGATCATGCTCGGCACGATGACGGCCGCCGCCCTCGTCCTCCTCGGCCACGGCGCGACCGACGCCGTCAACGACAACGTCCTCCACATCGTGCTCGTCGGTGCGGCCATCGTGGCGATGGTGATGAACGCGTTCCGCCTCGCGTGGATCGTTTACCTCCCGTTCCGGCAGAAGATGCTGACGCTCGGGCTGGGCGTCGGGCTCATCGTCCTGCTCGCCTACATGCTGCAGATGCGCTACATCGAGGCCGGCGTCTCCCTGCGCGACATGCCGGCCGTCGGGCCCGAGATGGAACTCACGCTCGCGGCCGTGTTCTCGCAGCCGCTCAGCCAGTTCGTGATGATGGCGTTCGGCTTCGGCGTGCTCTACGCGACGACGGCCGTGCTCTCGCTCCTCTTCCACCTCCCCACCGCCGCCGCCCTCCAGCAGAAGACCGGCGAGATGGAGGCGCTGCAGGCCCTCGCCCGCCTCTCCGGCGAGGTCTTCGACCGCGACAAGCTCGTGGACACGATCGCGGGCGCACCCGTCGAGGCCGGCGTCGCGCAGGCCGCGTGGCTGGCGCTGATCGACGAGGGCAGCGGGTCGCTCGCGCCCCACGTCACGTCGGCCTTCGGGCTCACGCCGATGCAGATCAAAGCCCTCGTCGACTACGAGATGCTCGCGCGCGACGCCCTCAGCGCGAAGACCCCGCTCCTCCTGCGGCAGGCCCCGGCCGACCACCGCGTCCGCGCGCGCCCCGGCGACGGGATCGGCAGCCTCCTCGTCCTCCCGCTCCACGCCCACGGCGAGCCGCTCGGCGCGCTCTTCGCCACGCGCGCCGTCACGGAGGGGTTCGAGAACGACGACGTCGACGCCCTCGTCGCCTTCGCCGGGCAGGCCGCCCTCGCCCTCAACAACGCCGACCTCTTCGCCGAGCGGCTCGAACGCGAGCGGCTCCAGCGCGAGCTCGCGATCGCACGCGAGGTCCAGCAGCGGCTCCTCCCGCAGTCGCTCCCCGACGCGCCCGGCGTCGCGCTCTCCGCCCTCAGCATCCCCGCCGCCGAGGTCTGCGGCGACTACTACGACTTCGTCGAGATCGGCGACGGCTGCTTCGGCGTGATCGTCGGCGACGTGTCGGGGAAGGGCACGAGCGCGGCGTTCTACATGGCCGAGCTGAAGGGCATCTTCCAGTCGGCGAGCAAGCTCACGCGCTCCCCCGCCGAGTTCCTCTCGCGGGCGAACGAGGCGCTCGCGGGCTCGCTCGGCAAGAACGCGTTCATCACGGCCGTCTACGGCATCATGGACACGGTGGCGGGCACGTTCACGCTCGCCCGCGCCGGCCACTGCCCCGTCGCCCACGCCCACGCCGACGGCACCGTCGACCTCCTCCGCGTCGGCGGGCTCGGGCTCGGGCTCGACCGCGGGCCGCTCTTCCGCCGCGCCCTCAAAGAGCAGCAGATCGCGCTCCGCCCCGGCGACGCCTTCGTGCTCTACAGCGACGGTCTCGTCGAGACCCGCGACCGGGCGGGCACGGGCGAGGAGTACGGCTACGAGCGGCTCGCCGCCGCCGTGGCGAAGCACCGCACGCTCGCCCCCGACGCCTTCCGCGATGCCCTCCTGCACGACCTCCAACGGTTCGCCGGCCACGACGTGTGGGACGACGACCTCACCCTCGTCATCGTGAAGTGGGAGGGCCTGCCCAAGCTCGCTGCCACCAACGGCGAGGCACAGGCTGCCGAGGTCGCCCGTTCGGCCTGA
- a CDS encoding SDR family oxidoreductase → MILVTGATGFLGSVLVRQLLAEDEPVRILRRASSALDLLGDAADHVEHAVGDVTDAASVREAMRGVASVYHTAAFVGFGGASDADKLHAVNVAGTAHVVDAALAEGIGRLVLTSSQAAFGRAEKPTGVIDETAVWVPSKTNTAYARSKHQAELEVHRGVAEGLDAVIVNPSMIFGPGRAGENTMEIVDKVRRGRMPAAPAGGTNVVDVEDVAAGHRAAMARGETGERYFLGSENLRWKTILDTLAEAFGVRGPRVVLPPPLALLAGTLSEAVAAVTRTRPTLTRETARISAHPFHYDNAKAREALGVTFRPFRATAERIAAAQSASPRP, encoded by the coding sequence ATGATCTTAGTCACCGGCGCCACCGGGTTCCTCGGGTCCGTGCTCGTCCGCCAGCTCCTGGCCGAGGACGAGCCCGTCCGCATCCTCCGCCGCGCCTCGTCCGCGCTCGACCTCCTCGGCGATGCCGCCGACCACGTCGAGCACGCCGTCGGCGACGTGACGGACGCGGCTTCGGTGCGCGAGGCGATGCGCGGGGTGGCGTCCGTCTACCACACCGCTGCATTCGTCGGGTTCGGCGGGGCCAGCGATGCGGACAAGCTCCACGCCGTGAACGTCGCCGGCACGGCCCACGTCGTCGACGCCGCGCTCGCGGAGGGCATCGGCCGGCTCGTGCTCACGTCCAGCCAGGCCGCGTTCGGCCGCGCGGAGAAGCCGACGGGCGTGATCGACGAGACGGCGGTGTGGGTCCCGTCGAAGACGAACACGGCCTACGCCCGGAGCAAGCATCAGGCGGAGCTCGAAGTCCACCGTGGGGTGGCCGAGGGGCTCGACGCCGTGATCGTCAACCCGTCGATGATCTTCGGGCCGGGGCGGGCGGGCGAGAACACGATGGAGATCGTGGACAAGGTGCGCCGGGGAAGGATGCCGGCGGCCCCGGCAGGCGGGACGAACGTGGTCGACGTGGAGGACGTCGCGGCCGGTCACCGCGCGGCGATGGCACGCGGGGAGACCGGCGAGCGCTACTTCCTCGGGAGTGAGAACCTCCGCTGGAAGACGATCCTCGACACGCTCGCCGAGGCTTTCGGCGTGCGCGGCCCGCGCGTCGTGCTCCCGCCGCCGCTCGCGCTCCTCGCCGGGACGCTCTCCGAGGCCGTCGCCGCCGTGACGCGCACGCGGCCGACGCTTACGCGCGAGACCGCCCGCATCTCGGCGCACCCCTTCCACTACGACAACGCGAAGGCCCGCGAGGCGCTCGGCGTCACGTTCCGTCCGTTCCGCGCCACCGCCGAGCGCATCGCCGCTGCACAGTCCGCCTCTCCTCGACCCTGA
- a CDS encoding N-acetylmuramoyl-L-alanine amidase-like domain-containing protein — MRLRSLSVLLAGLLLAACGSEPSDPAPPADEVVTPVAPASDVALSDSATFRAFEDVMAYARENDLAARPLGEIAQQIGVQLLGRPYLAGMLDEAEQEALVVDLMGFDCVTYVENVVALAQAVEAGDPSYATYIENLEDLRYRGGTLDGYCSRLHYFSDWMLDNARRGNVEVVSRTFGEPFDKTIDFMSGHRDAYPKLAGNDSLFACIQQVEAGLEDHGIFYVPQDKIRSVYDQLRAGDIIATATGIDGLDVTHTGFVYKHDDGRTGFLHASLSGEVKISDDLADYVNGVKAQTGIIVARPLAKSAQS; from the coding sequence ATGCGCCTCCGCTCCCTCTCCGTCCTCCTCGCGGGCCTGCTCCTGGCCGCCTGTGGCTCCGAACCGTCCGATCCCGCTCCCCCGGCCGATGAGGTCGTGACGCCCGTCGCCCCGGCGTCGGACGTGGCGCTGTCGGACTCCGCGACGTTTCGGGCATTCGAAGACGTCATGGCGTACGCGCGGGAGAACGACCTCGCGGCGCGCCCCCTCGGCGAGATCGCGCAGCAGATCGGGGTGCAGCTCCTCGGGCGGCCCTACCTCGCCGGCATGCTCGACGAGGCCGAGCAGGAAGCGCTCGTCGTGGACCTCATGGGCTTCGACTGCGTGACCTACGTCGAGAACGTCGTCGCGCTCGCGCAGGCGGTCGAGGCGGGGGACCCGAGCTACGCGACGTACATCGAGAACCTCGAAGACCTCCGCTACCGCGGCGGCACGCTCGACGGCTATTGCAGCCGCCTCCACTACTTCTCCGACTGGATGCTCGACAACGCCCGGCGCGGGAACGTCGAGGTCGTCTCGCGCACGTTCGGCGAGCCGTTCGACAAGACGATCGACTTCATGAGCGGCCACCGCGATGCGTACCCGAAGCTCGCTGGGAACGACAGCCTGTTCGCCTGCATCCAGCAGGTCGAGGCGGGGCTCGAAGACCACGGCATTTTCTACGTGCCGCAGGACAAGATCCGTAGCGTCTACGACCAGCTCCGCGCCGGCGACATCATCGCCACGGCGACGGGGATCGATGGGCTCGACGTGACCCACACCGGCTTCGTGTACAAGCACGACGACGGCCGCACCGGCTTCCTCCACGCCTCGCTCTCCGGCGAGGTCAAGATCAGCGACGACCTCGCGGACTACGTCAACGGGGTGAAGGCGCAGACCGGCATCATCGTCGCCCGCCCGCTCGCGAAGAGCGCGCAGAGCTGA
- the aat gene encoding leucyl/phenylalanyl-tRNA--protein transferase, with protein sequence MSDPPLSPDLLLYTYRLGLFPMADPDQAGAVYWMDPDPRGIIPLDTFHVSKNLRKLVRRASFEVVPDRAFEAVMRACAEPAPGRESTWISEELVAVYTALHRRGFAHSVECWAEGQLVGGLYGVAIGGAFFGESMFSRARDASKVALVHLVAALRRGGFGLLDTQFVTPHLEQFGAEEIPQADYKRRLATALTIDACWRTGWAPSPDTPFD encoded by the coding sequence ATGTCCGATCCGCCCCTCTCGCCCGACCTCCTGCTCTACACGTACCGGCTCGGCCTCTTCCCGATGGCCGATCCCGATCAGGCCGGCGCCGTGTATTGGATGGACCCGGACCCGCGCGGCATCATCCCGCTCGACACGTTTCACGTCTCAAAAAACCTCCGCAAGCTCGTCCGCCGCGCGTCGTTCGAGGTCGTCCCGGACCGGGCGTTCGAGGCCGTGATGCGGGCCTGCGCCGAGCCCGCGCCCGGCCGGGAGTCGACGTGGATCTCGGAGGAACTCGTCGCGGTCTACACGGCGCTCCACCGGCGCGGGTTCGCGCACTCCGTCGAGTGCTGGGCGGAGGGGCAGCTCGTCGGCGGGCTCTACGGCGTCGCGATCGGCGGGGCGTTCTTCGGCGAGTCGATGTTCTCCCGCGCCCGCGACGCCTCGAAGGTGGCGCTCGTGCACCTCGTCGCGGCGCTCCGGCGCGGCGGGTTCGGCCTGCTCGACACGCAGTTCGTCACGCCGCACCTCGAACAGTTCGGGGCCGAGGAGATCCCGCAGGCCGACTACAAGCGGCGGCTCGCCACCGCGCTCACCATCGACGCCTGCTGGCGAACGGGATGGGCGCCGTCGCCCGACACGCCGTTCGACTGA
- a CDS encoding ZIP family metal transporter, translating into MDLWLYALGSVLLVSLVSLVGVFTLSLNVERLERIVFLLVSFAVGAMLGGALIHLIPRSFAALGDSTASLLVLAGVIAFFVLEKFLHWRHDHGVALSAAELEVAAALDVKPEPVQPFAMMNLVGDAAHNLLDGMVIAAAYLVSIPTGVVTTVAVMLHEIPQEIGDFGVLVYGGFEPKKALLYNFASGLASVVGAVLALVIGAQVEGFADYLLPITAGSFLYIAGSDLIPELHHHHSTPAIKSVWQLVMILLGVGVMLLPALLGFDGMH; encoded by the coding sequence ATGGACCTCTGGCTCTACGCGCTCGGCAGCGTGCTCCTCGTGAGCCTCGTCTCGCTCGTCGGCGTCTTCACGCTCTCGCTCAACGTCGAACGGCTGGAGCGGATCGTGTTCCTCCTCGTCTCGTTCGCCGTCGGGGCGATGCTCGGCGGCGCGCTGATCCACCTCATCCCGCGCTCGTTCGCGGCGCTCGGCGACAGCACGGCGAGCCTGCTCGTGCTCGCGGGCGTGATCGCGTTCTTCGTGCTCGAGAAGTTCCTCCACTGGCGGCACGACCACGGCGTCGCCCTCTCCGCCGCCGAACTCGAAGTGGCGGCCGCGCTCGACGTCAAGCCCGAGCCGGTGCAGCCGTTCGCGATGATGAACCTCGTCGGCGACGCGGCCCACAACCTCCTCGACGGCATGGTGATCGCGGCGGCCTACCTCGTCTCGATCCCGACGGGCGTGGTGACGACGGTGGCGGTGATGCTCCACGAGATCCCGCAGGAGATCGGCGACTTCGGCGTGCTCGTCTACGGCGGGTTCGAGCCGAAGAAGGCGCTGCTCTACAACTTCGCGTCCGGGCTCGCCTCCGTCGTCGGGGCCGTGCTCGCGCTCGTGATCGGGGCGCAGGTCGAGGGCTTCGCCGACTACCTCCTGCCGATCACGGCGGGCTCGTTCCTCTACATCGCCGGCAGCGACCTCATCCCCGAGCTTCACCACCACCACAGCACGCCTGCGATCAAGTCGGTGTGGCAGCTCGTGATGATCCTGCTCGGCGTGGGCGTGATGCTGCTGCCCGCGCTGCTCGGGTTCGACGGGATGCACTGA
- the ubiE gene encoding bifunctional demethylmenaquinone methyltransferase/2-methoxy-6-polyprenyl-1,4-benzoquinol methylase UbiE, whose protein sequence is MPDATHKPPIGEVEGKKREVESMFDAIAPKYDLLNRVLSLGIDKVWRTQAVKMAGRALDRPPRRILDVATGTADLAVEALKLGPDEVIGVDIAEEMLAFGREKLKARGLDHRITLQRGDAENLEFEDGAFDAVLVAFGVRNFENLGRGLAELRRVLRPGGVLVVLEFSRPRAFPMKQLYGFYSSQILPRVGRAVSGDSGAYAYLPESIQAFPDGDDFLRVMREAGFEKPKAKRLTFGVASLYRGVAG, encoded by the coding sequence ATGCCCGACGCCACGCACAAGCCCCCGATCGGCGAGGTCGAGGGGAAGAAGCGCGAGGTCGAGTCGATGTTCGACGCGATCGCGCCGAAGTACGACCTCCTCAACCGTGTGCTCTCGCTCGGCATCGACAAGGTCTGGCGGACGCAGGCGGTGAAGATGGCGGGCCGCGCGCTCGACCGCCCGCCGCGCCGCATCCTCGACGTCGCCACCGGCACGGCCGACCTCGCCGTCGAGGCCCTCAAGCTCGGGCCGGACGAAGTCATCGGCGTCGACATCGCCGAGGAGATGCTGGCCTTCGGCCGCGAGAAGCTGAAGGCGCGCGGGCTCGACCACCGCATCACGCTCCAGCGCGGCGACGCCGAGAATCTGGAGTTCGAGGACGGCGCGTTCGACGCCGTGCTCGTGGCCTTCGGCGTGCGCAACTTCGAGAACCTCGGGCGCGGGCTCGCCGAGCTACGCCGCGTGCTGCGGCCCGGCGGCGTGCTCGTCGTGCTGGAGTTCAGCCGGCCGCGCGCGTTCCCGATGAAGCAGCTCTACGGGTTCTATTCGAGCCAGATCCTGCCGCGCGTCGGCCGCGCCGTCAGCGGCGACAGCGGGGCCTATGCCTACCTCCCCGAGTCCATCCAGGCCTTCCCCGACGGCGACGACTTCCTCCGCGTGATGCGCGAGGCGGGGTTTGAAAAGCCCAAAGCGAAACGGCTCACCTTCGGCGTCGCCTCCCTCTACCGCGGCGTAGCCGGCTAG
- the pfkA gene encoding 6-phosphofructokinase, with translation MAEINRIGVLTSGGDAPGMNACIRAVVRRAIQDDLEVVGIRRGYAGLIDGDLVQMDRQSVSNILGKGGTILKSARSNRFRTPEGRELAAAAVRNGGLDALVAIGGNGTLMGAAMLHEEHGIAVVGCPGTIDNDLFGTDETVGYDTALNTAIENIDRIRDTADAHDRLFLIEVMGQDAGFIALNCGIGGGAELVLIPETLTRMDAIKERILSLMASQHRSSIVVVAEGEEMGGAVKIAEALKGDPAFDPIDLRVCILGHIQRGGSPSARDRVLASRLGSAAVEALMEGHDNVMVGIVNGDVKLTPLRQVCERKKQIDYELLNLSHTLS, from the coding sequence ATGGCAGAAATAAACCGGATCGGCGTGCTCACCTCCGGCGGTGATGCACCCGGCATGAACGCCTGCATCCGCGCCGTCGTCCGCCGCGCTATCCAAGACGATTTGGAGGTCGTCGGCATCCGCCGCGGCTACGCCGGGCTCATCGACGGAGACCTCGTGCAGATGGACCGGCAGAGTGTGTCGAACATCCTCGGCAAAGGGGGGACGATCCTCAAGAGCGCGCGCTCCAACCGCTTCCGCACGCCCGAGGGCCGGGAGCTCGCCGCCGCCGCCGTCCGCAACGGCGGGCTCGACGCGCTCGTCGCCATCGGCGGGAACGGGACGCTGATGGGGGCCGCGATGCTCCACGAGGAGCACGGCATCGCCGTCGTCGGCTGCCCCGGCACGATCGACAACGACCTCTTCGGCACCGACGAGACCGTCGGCTACGACACCGCGCTCAACACGGCCATCGAGAACATCGACCGCATCCGCGACACGGCCGACGCGCACGACCGGCTGTTCCTCATCGAGGTGATGGGGCAGGACGCCGGGTTCATCGCGCTCAACTGCGGCATCGGCGGCGGGGCCGAGCTCGTGCTCATCCCCGAGACGCTCACGCGGATGGACGCCATCAAGGAGCGGATCCTCTCGCTCATGGCGAGCCAGCACCGCTCGTCGATCGTCGTCGTCGCCGAGGGCGAGGAGATGGGCGGGGCGGTGAAGATCGCCGAGGCGCTCAAGGGCGACCCCGCGTTCGACCCCATCGACCTCCGCGTGTGCATCCTCGGCCACATCCAGCGCGGCGGCTCGCCGAGCGCGCGCGACCGCGTGCTCGCCAGCCGCCTCGGCTCCGCCGCCGTCGAGGCGCTCATGGAGGGCCACGACAACGTGATGGTCGGAATCGTCAACGGCGACGTGAAGCTGACGCCGCTGCGGCAGGTCTGCGAGCGGAAGAAGCAGATCGACTACGAACTCCTCAACCTCAGCCACACCCTCAGCTAG